One window of Polyangiaceae bacterium genomic DNA carries:
- a CDS encoding DUF362 domain-containing protein — protein sequence MSERDSIAEELRASVREAADQVRGLSVSRRDLIKGSVALGSAAMLTGLSDEAVAKSLTAKPPKGFKPMAVPGKIVKVEKKGDFASFMQPNQLWPKADVAKQLLERAMTEFTGKPNLVEAMKRFVHKDDTVAIKVNGIAGQKGYTMAVNFELIKPVVEAVIGVGVPAEKITVYEQFPTFLMGTRVSVKGYDLPDGVKTATHNNLDHKMPEIMIYQGIKTKYATQMLEATAVIDMTQMKDHGICGYTGCLKNITHGNVNNPHDHHAHLASPQIAMLYNHPIVTSRVRLHITDAFKIMYDRGPLDRDPKTRIPHGAVYVATDPVAMDRYGWKVIDDERKQRNMKSLADVKREPKYIKTAGELGLGVFDINKIRVKSVTI from the coding sequence ATGAGTGAGCGTGATTCGATCGCCGAAGAGCTACGAGCGTCTGTTCGAGAAGCCGCGGACCAGGTCCGTGGGCTGAGCGTTAGTCGCCGGGATCTGATCAAGGGCTCGGTGGCGCTCGGCAGCGCCGCGATGCTCACCGGACTCTCTGACGAAGCAGTCGCCAAGAGCCTGACCGCGAAGCCTCCCAAGGGCTTCAAGCCGATGGCGGTGCCCGGCAAGATCGTCAAGGTCGAGAAGAAGGGCGACTTCGCCTCCTTCATGCAGCCGAACCAGCTGTGGCCCAAGGCGGACGTCGCGAAGCAGCTACTCGAGCGCGCGATGACCGAGTTCACGGGTAAGCCGAACCTGGTCGAGGCGATGAAGCGCTTCGTGCACAAGGACGACACGGTCGCCATCAAGGTGAATGGCATCGCTGGCCAGAAGGGCTACACGATGGCGGTCAACTTCGAGTTGATCAAACCGGTCGTCGAAGCCGTGATCGGCGTCGGTGTCCCCGCGGAAAAGATCACGGTGTACGAGCAGTTCCCGACCTTCTTGATGGGCACGCGCGTCAGCGTGAAGGGCTACGACCTGCCCGACGGCGTGAAGACCGCGACCCACAACAACCTCGATCACAAGATGCCGGAGATCATGATCTACCAGGGCATCAAGACGAAGTACGCCACGCAGATGCTCGAGGCGACCGCCGTGATCGACATGACGCAGATGAAGGATCACGGGATCTGCGGCTACACCGGTTGCTTGAAGAACATCACCCACGGCAACGTGAACAACCCCCACGATCACCACGCGCATCTCGCCAGTCCGCAGATCGCGATGCTCTACAACCACCCCATCGTCACCAGCCGCGTGCGCCTGCACATCACGGATGCGTTCAAGATCATGTACGACCGCGGCCCGTTGGATCGCGACCCCAAGACGCGCATCCCCCACGGTGCGGTGTATGTGGCCACTGACCCCGTCGCGATGGACCGCTACGGTTGGAAGGTGATTGACGACGAGCGCAAGCAGCGCAACATGAAGTCCCTCGCCGACGTCAAGCGCGAGCCGAAGTACATCAAGACCGCGGGTGAGCTGGGCCTCGGTGTGTTCGATATCAACAAGATCCGCGTGAAGAGCGTGACCATCTGA
- a CDS encoding PaaI family thioesterase, which translates to MQPSLISAEAFTELVREHMHMGDDFRFGVLELERGRARIGLEPSERFRRPGGTISGPTLFTLADLTLWAAVLSEIGIQAMAVTSDMTLHFLRRPRLKAMVCEAQILKVGRKLVHGDIRIWLADESDVVCHATGTYARPETKTETP; encoded by the coding sequence ATGCAGCCGTCGTTGATCAGCGCCGAGGCCTTCACCGAACTCGTCCGCGAGCACATGCACATGGGAGACGATTTCCGCTTCGGCGTGCTCGAGCTCGAGCGCGGGAGAGCACGCATCGGCCTCGAGCCGTCTGAGCGCTTTCGCCGCCCGGGTGGCACCATCAGCGGGCCCACGTTGTTCACGCTCGCGGATCTCACGCTCTGGGCGGCAGTGCTCTCGGAGATTGGGATCCAGGCCATGGCCGTCACGAGTGACATGACCCTGCACTTTCTTCGCCGGCCGCGCCTGAAGGCGATGGTGTGCGAGGCGCAGATCCTCAAGGTCGGGCGCAAGCTGGTACACGGCGACATCCGGATCTGGCTGGCGGATGAGTCCGACGTGGTGTGTCACGCGACAGGAACCTACGCGCGCCCTGAGACGAAAACAGAAACGCCCTGA
- a CDS encoding GNAT family N-acetyltransferase: MSADEVLQTPRLSLNQASTADAAFILELMNEPGWLEHIGNRNVHSLADAERYIRTRLTESYDTHGFGLWVMRKRECGRAIGLCGLVRRGFLRGIDLGFALFEREQGQGLAYEAATSCVTFARERLGERELLAITGESNTRSRALLRKLGFSGGEPLRLPDSATTVLLYQLEL; encoded by the coding sequence ATGAGCGCTGACGAAGTTCTGCAAACTCCGCGGCTCTCGTTGAATCAGGCCAGCACTGCTGACGCGGCCTTCATTCTCGAGCTGATGAATGAGCCGGGCTGGCTGGAGCACATCGGCAACCGCAACGTCCACAGCCTGGCGGACGCCGAGAGGTACATCCGGACACGCCTCACCGAAAGCTACGACACACACGGTTTTGGGCTCTGGGTGATGCGTAAGCGCGAGTGCGGCCGTGCCATCGGACTGTGCGGCCTAGTCCGTCGCGGGTTCCTGCGCGGGATCGATCTGGGCTTCGCGCTCTTCGAGCGTGAGCAAGGCCAAGGCCTCGCCTACGAAGCCGCGACCAGCTGCGTGACGTTTGCCCGTGAGCGCCTGGGAGAGCGCGAACTCTTGGCGATCACCGGAGAGAGCAACACGCGGTCCCGCGCTCTGCTGCGCAAGCTGGGCTTCAGTGGTGGCGAACCACTGCGCCTGCCTGACTCGGCTACGACGGTTTTGCTCTATCAGCTCGAGCTTTGA
- a CDS encoding DUF393 domain-containing protein, whose amino-acid sequence MSEYQVEVFFDGECPLCVREIRMLQKLDRRQRIRFTDIAAPEFDAAALGTDYLTLMDKIHGRLPNGEWITGVEVFRRLYSAVGLSPLVALTRLPGLSHGLDFAYERFAKNRLKWTGRCDAAGCAVPHPQKQQSSLGA is encoded by the coding sequence ATGAGCGAGTACCAGGTCGAGGTGTTCTTCGATGGGGAGTGTCCGTTGTGCGTGCGCGAGATCCGCATGTTGCAGAAGCTCGACCGGCGTCAGCGCATCCGCTTCACTGACATCGCCGCGCCGGAGTTTGACGCCGCGGCGCTCGGCACCGACTACCTGACCTTGATGGACAAGATCCACGGGCGCCTGCCAAACGGCGAGTGGATCACCGGCGTGGAGGTCTTCAGGCGACTCTACTCAGCGGTCGGGCTCTCTCCGCTCGTCGCGTTGACGCGGCTGCCGGGTCTGAGTCACGGCCTCGACTTTGCGTATGAACGCTTCGCGAAGAACCGTCTGAAGTGGACTGGACGTTGCGACGCGGCGGGCTGCGCCGTTCCTCACCCCCAAAAACAGCAGAGCTCGCTCGGAGCCTAG